Genomic DNA from Bosea sp. (in: a-proteobacteria):
TAACCCTGGTCGAGCCTTCCGCCGCCTACGTCGCATGTCCCTTGTCCAATGCGGTGATCGGCGGCTTGCGGAGCATGAGCGCGCAGACCTTCGGCTATGAGGGGTTGAGGAAGGCTGGCATCCGCCTCGTGACGGCCGCGGCTTCCGCTATCGACGCCGAGGAGCGCCAGATTCGGCTCGAGACGGGCGATGCGCTCTCCTATGACCGTTTGGTTCTGGCGCCGGGCATCGAGGCGAGGGTCGATGGCGCCCTGCCGGGTTATGCTGCCGGCGCCGAGGAAACGATGCCGCATGCCTGGAAGGCCGGCCCCCAGACGGCGCTTCTCGCGCGCCAGCTCGCGGCGATGAAGGAGGGCGGCACGGTGCTGATGGCGATCCCCGCCAATCCCTATCGCTGCCCCCCGGGGCCCTACGAGCGGGCAAGCCTGATCGCGCATTTCCTGGAGCGCCATAATCCGCGCGCCAAGCTCATCCTGCTCGACGCCAAGGACGCATTCTCCAAGAGATCGCTGTTCCAGGCAGCCTGGGCCGAACTCTACCCGGGCCTGATCGAATGGGTGCCGCTATCGGGAGGCGGCAAGGTGACCGAGGTCGATGTTGGCGCCATGAGTCTGGTGACCGAGTTCGGTCGCCACCGAGGCGACGTCGTCAACGTGATCCCGCCCCAGCGAGCGGCCCCCATCGCCGTTGCGGCAGGCGTGGCGGATCGCTCGGGCTGGTGCCCCATCGATCCCATGACGTTCGAGTCACGCCTGCGTCCGGGAATCCATGTCGTCGGCGACGCCGCGATCATGGGCGCGATCCCGAAATCCGCCTTCGCCGCCCATGGCGAGGCGCTGGCAGCTGCGGAGGCGATTGCGGCGCTGGCAGCCGGCGTTGCGCCGCCCGAGCCGCGCCTCATCAACACTTGTTACAGCCTCGTCGCGCCCGATTACGGCATATCGGTCGCCGGGGTCTACCGGCCAGCAGCCAACGGACTCTTCGCAGACATCGCCGGCGCGGGCGGCGCCAGCGCAGCCGACGCCGGGCGGAATGCGAGGCGGGCGGAAGCCGCCTATGCCGAGGGTTGGTTCCGCAGGATCACCGCCGATGTTTTCGGTTAGCCTGATGGCCGCGGCATGCGGCGCGCTGGCGCTTGCCGGTCTGTTGACCGCGCCTGCCGCGGTGGCGTCCGCCATCGCGCCGGATCAGCCCTTGACGGCCTCGGCAGCGGATCCGGCCCGTGGCCGCGCCATCGTCGTCAATCGGCAAAGGGGCATGTGCCTGCTGTGTCATTCGGGCGACTTCCCCGAGATGCTCTTTCAAGGCACCATCGCGCCGAGCCTGGCCGGCGTCGGCTCCAGACTGCGTCCGGATGAACTCCGGCAACGCATGATCGACAGCCGCGTCGTCAACCCCGACACCATCATGCCGCCCTATTTCAGCGCCGAAGGTCTTGTCCGCGCTGCGGGACCGGACGTTCCGTTGCTTCATGCGCAGGACATCGAAGACATTGTTGCCTTCCTGTCGACTTTGCGGGAGCCTTGACCATGGCTGAAACCAGTATCCTGGCGAGCCGCCGTGATATCCTGCTCTGCGCCCTGGCGGCGGTCGCCGTCGGGCCGGCGGCGGCGACGCCCGCCTCGATGGCGAGCGCGATGGAGGCATTTGCGAGAGGCGCGCCGGTGCGGCCTGGCCGCGTCGCGCTCACCGTCCCGGCCCTGGTCGAAAATGGCAACGCCGTGCCGCTGACGATCGAGATCGACAGCCCCATGACCGAGGGTGATCACGTGAAGCGGATCGCTGTCTTCAACGAGCGCAACCCGCAGCCCAATGTCGCGACGTTCGAGCTCGGCCCTCGTGCCGGTCGGGCCAGGATATCGACCCGCATCCGGCTCGGCGACTCACAGCGGATCGCGGCCATCGCCGAAATGAGCGACGGTTCGCTCTGGTCAGGCACGGCCGATCTGATTGTGACGCTTCCCGCGTGCATCGAGCAATAGGACAAGGACATGGCGAAAGCCCTGATCAGCGTGCCGAAGATCGCGAAGAAGGGCGAGATCGTCGAGATCCGCATCCTCATCCAGCATGTCATGGAAACCGGCTTCCGGCCGATCCCAAATGGCGGCTTCGTCCCGCGCGACATCATCAACAGGGTTGTCTGCACCTATGACGGCGCTGTGGTTTTCGCAGCCGACCTCTACCCCGCCATGTCGGCCAATCCGTTCCTGGCCTTCTCGACTGTCGCGACCAGGACCGGGGCCGTGACCTTCCGATGGATCGACGACAAGGGCCGCTCGGAAAGCGATTCCGCCTTGATGACGGTCGAGGCATGAAGGTTTTCCTGGCGGCGCTGGCGATGCTGATCAACTTGCCCGCAGCGGCGCAGGACATGAGGCGCTCTGGCGCGGAGTTCATGAGCCCCGAGGCCCGCGCCATGCAGGCCGACGACGGCGCAAATCCGGCCATGCTGTCGGTTCTGGAAGGAGAAGCCCTCTGGAGCGCGTCGCCGCCCGGAGGAGCGCCCGCCTGCGCCGGCTGCCACGGCGATGCGCGCTCCTCCATGAGCGGAGCGGCGGCACGGCACCCGGCATTCGACGTCGCGACCGGTCAGGCGATCACGCTGGAAGGCCGCATCCGCTCTTGCCGGACGGAACGCCAGAAGGCTGAGCCTTTTGCGTGGGAGAGCCGCGAACTGCTTGCGCTCGCGGCCTTTGTCGCGCTGCAGTCGCGAGGGATGCGCATCTCGCCCTCAGATCCCAGGATCGCGCCGGCGGTTGCGCAAGGGCGCGAGCTTTACGGCCAGCGGCTGGGACGGCTCAACCTCGCCTGCCGCCACTGCCACGACGACAACGCCGGTCAGAGGCTCGGGTCCGCGCCGATTCCCGAGGCCCATCCGACCGCCTATCCGATCTATCGCCTCGAATGGCAGTCGTTGGGGTCGCTGCAACGGCGCCTGCGCGGCTGCCTCACCGGCGTGCGGGCGCGGCCCTATCTCTATGGTTCGCCCGAAATGGTCGCGCTGGAATCCTATCTGCGCGACAGGGCGGCCGGCATGATGATCGAGTCGCCCGGCGTCCGTCCCTGACAACCCGATTTAAAAATAGTTGAGGGATATCAGAATTTTACGATTCCCGTTCGGTGTTGGATCAAATGGGGTTCCCGATTGCCTGGGCTGCTATCGCTCGTGCCGGGCATGACCGTGATCGCTTGCGTTTTCCAGGCGATCTGACCGGCACACCCGGCTTGCCGATCTTCGTGCTGATCCGCGGGGCCGGCATTCAGGATCGTGATGGCGCTCCTGACCTGCTGAAGGCGATCCGTTTCCGCTGTCCGTGGCTGCGTCACATCTTCGCCGATGGCGGCTGCGCAGGCGACCAATTGAAGGACGCCATGGGCCGCCATGGCCGCTGGACAATCAAAATCGTCAAGCGATCCGATGCCGCAAGGGGCTTCGTGGTCCTGCCCCGCCGCCGGGTGGCCGAGCGAACCTTCGCATGGCTCAATCGATGCCGCCGTCTTGCCAAGGACTGGGAGAAATCCATCGAAAGCTCCACAGCCTTCGTCCATATCGCCAGCATCCGCATGCTCACGCGACGCAAGATACTCGATCTGCGCGTGAACTTTTGAACCGGGCTCTTGTGAGCCAGGTTCGGTTGCGCTACTGCCCCAGTGCTTTGGGGCGCGTGCCGCACGAAAAGGCTGCCATCCTATCAGAACATAGTGTTGCGATTATTGGACTTTTCTGGAACTGCCTGTTCTACGTCCCAGTGTTCGACTATCAGGCCGTTATCAACACGGAAAATGTCAACAACGGCGCTTCCCCGGTCGTTGACGTCGGCAGGGTTAACCTTGCAATGATTGTGGACAACCACGAGGCTGCCTTCGGCAATCACTCTCTTAATCTCACAACGGAAATTTGTTTTTTGGACGTAGGCGGCAAACCCTGCGATAAAAGCTGCCCGACCGTCAGCGCCATTTGGGTTGTGCTGGATGTATTTGTCGGCTGAGATGTACTTCAGCGCTGCTTCTTCGGGCTTGCGTTGTACGAAAGCGAGATCGAAAAATGCTGTCACGATTTGCTTGGGCGTTTGGTCAGCAGCCGCGGGAGCAGCCACCAAGATGCACGCGGATATCAATGACAACCGAATTCGGCTTGAACGCACCATAAGTTTTGCTTCCTGACAAAGAGAGTGAATCGGAATTCAAACTAGGAAAGATTTTCTAGCCACCTTTACTGCGATGCGCAACAATAAATGACCTTGCCCCCTGAAGAACGTCTCCCAGGGCTGAATGTGTATCATCGGTTTTGGAGGAACGGACATCACGGGAATCGTGCGGGCGCGCTATACGCTGGAGTTCAAGCAGGAGGCTGTTCGGCTGGTGCGTGGCGGTCAGTCGCTGTCGTCGGTTGCAAGGGGACTGGGCGTATCGGCGCAATCGATTGACAACTGGATGAAGGCGGACGCGGTCGGCGGTCTGAAGGAAGCCAAAGGCAAGCCTGTAAACGCGGACCAAATGGAGATTGCGCGGCTGAAGGCCGATCTGGCGAAGACGCGGATGGAGCGCGATATCCTGAAGAAAGCGGCGGCGTATCTTGCGAGAGAGTCGAAAGTAGAGATACGCCTTTGTCGAGCGACACGAGAGCCTCTGGCCGATCACTGTGCAATGCCGGGTTCTGGCCGTGAGCGCCAGCGGCTACCATCTACCATCAGCATCGGACACGGAGCAAAGCGCCGCATCAGCCGGGACGCATCCGCGATATGGCGCTTCTGGTCCATATCCGGGCGGTCTTTACCGAGATGAAAGGGGCCTATGGCTGGCCGAGTATGGCGCGACCTCGCCGCGCGCGCTGTTCATGCCGGCAAGGAGCAAGGCGCTGGAGCGCGCCGTCACTTGATCGCGATGCCCGCGAGGTTGGACGGCGCCACTTCACCGGTTCGCGGAATCGCGCCGTGGTTGGCAAGCATGTAGGCGACCACCGCCAGCTTCTGCTCGTCCGTGACGAGCGAAGGGTCCTGAAAAGGCATCAGCATCTGAAGATACTCGAACAGGCCCTGCGCATGTCCGAACTTCGATGCGATCATGGTTCCATTTCCCCAGATCGGCGTTTGGAAAGCTTCGCCGCGCTTGCCATCCGCGCCATGGCACAGGACGCAGTGCTCGGCATAGAGGGCGCGCCCTTGCGCAACCTGGGCGCTGTCCTGCGCGACTGCGGGCGCTGCGGCCAGCGAGGCCGTGACAATCAATACTTCTCTGATCATTCGCTTCTATCCGTCAGGCAAAAGGGTGTGGCGGCTCCAAGGAGCCGCCACACACCCCTCAGACCACCTCGACCCGGAACTTGGGGATGGACCAATTGGCCATTCCAAGCGTGTTCAACGGAATCTGTTCCGGCTGGGAAACGCCGGCATTGTCCGTCGTGCGCGTCTCGATCGCGTGCTGACCTTTTGGTGCATCCCACGGGAAGCTGAAGCGGACCCAGGTGTACCTGCCGAGGTTCGGCTGCTGGATCGTCGCCCGCTGCCACGGGCCGCCGTCGATGCGGTATTCGACCGCGTTCACGCCGTGCTGCGGCGCCCAGGCATAGCCCCGCATCGTCTGGCGGCCAGCGCTGAGCTTCGGCACTTCGCCGCGCTTCAGTGGGTAATTCGCCGGCACGGAGGGCGACTTCTCCAGCACCAGCGGGATTGTCAATGTCGATTTCGGCGGCATCCAGGTGACCATCGGCCCCTTGATGTCGGCCGGCGTGATGCCCGGCAGGAACTCGTCAGCATTGGCGTCGAATGTCGGGGCCGCGTAGCTCGAACCGATATACACCTCGCCCTTGGTGTTGAGCCGCGACCATATCCGCTTGTCGGTGATGCGGATCTCGGTGACCCACTTGATCGACGCCGTGCCACCCCAACCCGGGACCACGATGCGGACCGGCGCGCCGTGATCGGGCGTGAGGGGGTTCCCGTTCATGGCATAGCAGACGCCGATGTCATCGGCCCGCGCTGCGATGTCGGCGAAGGGCATCGGGCGGCCCATGTCATTGCCGTCCACGCCGGACCAGAACAGCACGGTTACGGCATCTGGCTTCACCCCGCAGCGCGCGAAGATCTCGCTCATCGGCACATACTGCCATTCAGCCTGGCCTACCGCGCCCATCACCCAGTTGCCGCCGGCTACCTCCTGCCCGGAGAATCCCCCCTGCTCCCAGAACAGGGTGCGGCCGTTGCCATGGCATTCCATCGTGGCGATGATCGTGCGCGACGGCATCTTGAGCAGGTCGTTGTAGCTGATCTCGAGCGGATTCGAGACCGAAGCGCCATGGACCTTCAGCTTCCAGTTCTCGCGCGCCAACATCGGGCTGCGTTCGACCGTCGGCGTTGGATAATGGTTGCGGACGTAGAACTCCTCGATCGGAGTCATGAAGGTCGTGAAGTCCCAGTAGTTGCCCGATCTCACGGTCGCACCGATGTTGAGGACGCGGCTGTCGTCCTTCAGGATCGCACGGCGCGGCGGGGCTGCCGGCGCAGCTGCGGGAGCCGCAGCTGGCGCCTGCGCCAGAGCCGGGGTGGCTGCGGCCGCGCCGAAGGCAGCGGCCGATACGAACAGACTGCGGCGGTCAAGATTGGTCCCTTCCCTGAGGACCCGTTGAACAGTGGCGGCATCTTCCGCTTCGTGGCGTTTCGAACCCATGGCATCCCTCCGGATCGGTTTTGTCGGGCGCAACTCCTTGAGCCCGCCACATCATCCGCAGGAGTCTGGTTCAAGGCAAGCATGAACCGCATAAACGCTATATATTTCAATTATTTGTCAGGAAAATTGAACCGAGGGCGGGTTCTCTGTTTAAAAATTTGAACACTGCTTCACTTCTCGAGGCCAAGAAGCTTCATCCGGTTCCAGAGCGTCGTCCGCGAAACGCCCAGACGCTTCGCTGCTTCGCCCACGCGCCCCCTGTCTCCAGCATGATCCGCTCGATCTGCAGTCGCTCCGCCTCGCCGCGTGCGGCTCTCAGACTGGGTGGTGTTGACGGCTTGACATGGCGGCCCAGCAGCAGCCTGATCCGTTCCAGCAAATGTGCCATTTCAAACGGCTTGGTGATGTAATCGCCGGCGCCCGCCTTCATCAGACGCACTGCCTGCTCGATGTCTGCGAAGGCCGTCATGAACAGGAACGGAGTCCCGTTTCGGCTATGCGCGGTCATGAAGACATCCTCGCCTTTGCCATCCGGCAGCTTTAGATCGCAGACCACGAGATCGGGCGTGCTCGTGGACAAAGCCTTCACCGCATCGCTGCGAGTCCGCCACCATGTGACAGCGATCCCCTCGATCTGGAGGCGCTGGACGAGGGACTCGCCCATGATCGGGTCGTCCTCGACCAGGCCGATCCGGACATCACGCTCAGGCGACATGCTTCAAGGCCTCCGGTTCGGCGATCGGGAAGGTGATCCGCACAAGGGCGCCGCCCTCCATTCCCCGTGCGACATCCACCGCCCCGCGCAGTTCGACGATCAGTCGACGGGTCAGCCAAAGTCCGAGACCCACGCCAGCGGTGGCTGCGACGGGCTGGTCCGTCTTGCCCATAAGCAAGTGCGCGGCGGGCTGCGGCAGCCCATCGCCCTCGTCCTCGACCTCCAGGGACAACGCAACCTCTGTGGTCCAGATTGCAACGCGCAGCCGACCCCCCGCGGGGGAAGCGGCGGTCGCGTTCAATAAAAGGTTGAGCAAAATCTGGCGCACCGAAGAAGCCGGGAGCCGCACTGGCTCCGTCAACCCGTTTCTCCAATCCACCCGAAGCCCCTTGCGCGATGCTTCGGGTCCAATCAGCAGGCGCATGTCGTCCAGGTCGCTTGGGGTCAGGTCGCGCTGGTCGCGATCGGACCGATAGGTGGCCAACGCTGTCCTGACCACGTCCCTGATGCCGCGCAATCCGCGCTCGAGCAGGTCGAGCGAGGACGCGCGGATCGCTGGTTTCGCGCCATGCAGTTTCAACGTGTCGATGGTGTTGAACAGGCCGCCAAGTGGATTGTTGATCTCGTGCGCCATGCCGGAGGCCAGCCGGCCAAGACTTGCAAGCTTTTCCTCTTCCGCAAGCTGCCGCCCCAACGCCTCGCGCTCATTCTGCGCCTCTGCCATGGCGTTGAAACGGACGAAGAGACGGCCAAATTCGCTGTAGGCGGGCATGCCAGCAGGCAGCGCCACAGTCACGACACTTCCATCCGCGCTTCGGTCGAGGTGATCGGACAGCATCTTGAGTGGCGCAAGCATCCGGCGGATCAGCCAGTATCCGAGGGCTGCCAGGACGAGCGCTATCAGTGCGTTCGTAAGAAGCAGGGTGCGCAGCACCTCGCTGCGCTCCCCGAGCTGGCCGGAAATGTCGAAGTTCGCAAAGATCTGCCCGATGAACCGGTCCTGATAACGCAATGGCTTCAAGGCGGAGGCGACGCCGCGGCTCTCATTGATTTGAAGCGTCTGGCCGGCTGCGAAAGCTGGCAGTCTTCGGGTCGCATCCTCGCCAACAGCGAAGCCGCGCGGATCATCGGAAGCAAGGACGCGGCCGCCAGGATTGACGACAATGACGTGACGCACGCCCAGTTTTGCGCCGACCAAGCGACTGCGCTCGATTGCGTCGAAAATCTCCCACACATCGTCGCGCAAAACGTAGGGCGTGATCGCGGAAGCGAGGCTTTCGAGGTAAACGCTCGCGATCTGGGCAAGCTGACGCTGCTGCGTGTCGGCCAGGCGCGAGAGAAGCGCATTGGTGAGCACGGCGCTGACAGCGACCATGAATGCGGCAAACAGCATGGGCGCCTTGACCACAAGGGGCCACCGCAACGGGTTGATGGCTACGCCAGCCATGCGTCTCATTCCGCCCGCCTGACGCTCGCGACCAGCTGTGCGATCCCGTCGAACAGCGCTGGATCGGCCGCAGCGAAGCCGTCGAGCCTGAGCATGGCGAGCAACCGTCTGCCTGTTGGCTGCATTGACATGCCTGCCAAACTTGCCTGGAAGCGCCTGGTCTGCTCGGCCTCCGTCAGAGCTGTTGCTGTTGCAATGGGCGGAAAGCCCATCCACTCGGAGCGCCATACGACCTGCGTGCGGGCTGTCAGCTCCGGTTCAACTTCGTTTAGCACCTCCCAGACATAGCCATCCACCGACCCGGAGCGCGCGAGGCCTGACGCGACGGCTCGCACTACGTTGCGATGGCCATAGGTGAAGAAATTCCGGGCGAAGAACCCTTCCGGCCGCTGGCCCCGCACTGCCAGGAGGGCGCGGGTGACAAGAAAGCCGGAGTTGGAGTCGGGATCGGAAAAGGCGTGGGTGTCGCCGCGCAGGTCGTCAACGTTCGCCACAGGCCGGTCGCTGCCAGCAATCAGATACGCCTGATAGACGTTCCGCCCCCGCCAGGATGGCACGGCAACAAGCGCGAGCCGGTCGCGATAGGCGATGAACGGGTATCCGCAGATGCACGCAGCGTCGAGTTGACCAGAGACAAGCTCCGCCGTGATCTCCTGATAGGTGCGGCGCAGCACCAGACGAACCTCCCGCCCCATTGCCTCCGACAGATAAGACTGGAGGCCCTCAAGCAATGCCAGGTCGGAGGTGAGGAAGACAGGCGTCAGGCCAAACCGGAATGGCTGATCGGCTGCCCCACGCGGAATAGGCGCCGCGACCGCCGCCAGCGCCGCCAGCGCCGCCAGCGCAGCCCTCCGGCTGAAGTGGGACGCCGTTCCTGCGCCTTGCTGGTGCGCAACAAAACCTTCCGCCGATGCTGGCGCGCCCACGTCACGACCTCCCCGGTCAGGCCGCCTCACAAGTTGGCGGTCTTATAGCCCTATTCAAAAGTAGTTGAGCGATATCAGCAGGTTGTGATTCCCTTTTGGTTCTGGATCAAATGGGGTTTCCGATGACCTGGACTGCTGCCGTTCGTGCTGAGCATAACCGTGATCGCTTGCGTTTTCCAAGCGATCTGACCGACCGCGAATGGGCGTTGATCGCGCCGATGCTTCCTCCCGCCAGGCACGGCGGTCGGCCCAGAACCACAGACATGCATGATGTGGTGGGAGCGATCCTTTTCATCGCTTCGAGCGGTGGCCAGCGGCCTTGCCTGCCAGGTCGCGATCCCGTCGAGAACCGCGTCGGTGACGGCGCTGATGAGATCGGGCGAGACCTCGATGCCGTAGAGCTCGCGCAGATGCCCAACGATCTCCCGGGCGCTCATGCCGCGGGCATACATCGACACGATCTTGTCGTCGAAGCCCGGGAACCTGCGCTGATTCCTGGCGATCGCGCGGAACCTCCATCCGATCCATTATGACCGCCGGCACAGGCAAATCCTGACAGCCCCGGTTCATTCATGAGGCGGACTCGCCAGCAGTCTCCACGCCCTGATCGGGTGCTTCTTGAACACGATCAGGCCATTCCGTCGGATCGCCGGCCATTTCGGCAAAAGGGCCGAAAACGCCCTCGCCGCCGTGAACTCCGCCTCAATCCGCATCTGGCTTTATGCAGTGATGAGACTACGGCCCGGAGGGGCAAACTCCTGCTCTTCAGTCAGGCAAGATGTTCGACTCCCAAGCGCAACTGCGGGCTCGAAACAGCGCTTCGGTGGCGCGGGATGGGCGTCAGTCAATCTTGCCCACGGCCAGGCCCCCGCGGCGTCCGGCCAGGCCCCGCGTCAGAACCGTGCTTTAGCCTCTGCCAGAAGGGACCGGAGCCGGTCTGTCCAGGCGCCAAGGTTCTCGCCGGTCCGCGCGGAAACCCCGATGATCTCGGCTTTCGGATTTACAGTCGCGATGTTGGCGCGGCAGGCGGCCTCGTCAAAGCCGACATGCGGAGCTAGGTCCATCTTGTTGATGATCACAATGCCCACGGCGCGGAACATATGGGGGTACTTCAGCGGCTTGTCCTCGCCCTCGGTGGTCGAGATCACGGCGATCTTCATCGCCTCGCCCAAATCGAACATCGCGGGACACACGAGGTTGCCCACGTTCTCGATCAGAAGAAGCGAGCCAGGCGCGGGGTTCAGCGCGCGCGCCGCTTGGGCCACCATGTCGGCCTCAAGGTGGCAGCCCGCACCGGTGTTGACCTGAATGGCCGGAGCCCCGGCCGCGCGGATGCGATTGGCGTCGTTCGTGGTCATCTGGTCGCCTTCGATGACCGAGATCGCGACCTGACCTTTCAGCGCCTTGATTGTGGCTTCCAGAAGGGCGGTCTTGCCCGAACCGGGCGAGGACACGAAGTTCAGCGCCAGCACCTCACGGCCCTCGAACCAGCCCCGGTTGCGGGCGGCAATGGCATCATTCTTGCCAAGTATCGCTGCCTCCAGCGCCACGATCCGGGGTTCAGGGGCCGAGGCCTGCAGAGTCTCGTGGTCGTGGGAATGGTGATGTTCATGGGTATGGCCGTGGCTATGATCATGGTCGTGATCGTGCCCATGGCTATGGTGATGCGTATGACTGTGCGGGTGCCCGTGGTCATGCCCGTGATCGTGCCCGTGGTCATGCGCATGCAGGTGGTCATGCGGGAGGCCGTGGGCGTGGGCAAAGGCGTGCGCCTCGGCAAGCGTCTGGCCGGCATCGCGTATCTTTCGCGTCACGCCAGTTTCGACATCCGTCATCAAGACCTCGCTTTTCGGATCGGCACAGCCGCACACGCCACACATCAAGCATTCTCCCTGATTTCGAAATCCTTGACCGTGAAGGTATCCCCCTCGGCCTCGACAAAGCCGAGTATGGCCCCCGCCAGGCCCGTGTTCTCGGTCACGATGTCCCAGCAGAAGGCCAGCGCCCCCCGCTCGATACAGGCGCGCGGGCCAATGGCCACGCGCACCGTCTTGATGGGACGCCCGCGTGCATGTTCGGCCACGATGGCCGCAATGCTGCGGGCCATGCCAAGCTCATGCATGTGTGCGTCCCTTCTTCATCCGGGATTACCCGATCAGGATCGCGGCCCCGGCAAGGGCGCCCGTCGCGCCTGCCAGCCGCCGTGAGTTGAGGGCAAGCCCGCTGCCAAGCCGTTCCAGCATCAGGCCGAGCACGACCCCGACGGCGTGCAGAAGCGAGGTCGCAACCACGAAGCCTGCGGCGTAGCTCAGGAACGACCCGGCGCCGGCTCCCTCACCTGTCAGTTGTTTCCTCATGATCGTCCCTTTCCTGTTTTTGATAGGTTCAGCAAATTCTCGGCAATTGTTCGCCAACCAGCATGTCGACGATGCGCCCGCCGCCGAAGACGGTCTTCATCACCACAGTGCGCGGATGAGCCGCAGTGGCGCGCCCGATGATGCAGGCGCCGCTCCCGGCAGGGGTGGCGCGCATGGCGGCCAGCGCGGCCCCGGCCTGATCGGGGGGCACAAACAGCACCAGCGTGCCTTCGTTGGCCAGATAGAGCGGATCGAGGCCCAGGATCTC
This window encodes:
- the soxZ gene encoding thiosulfate oxidation carrier complex protein SoxZ, whose product is MAKALISVPKIAKKGEIVEIRILIQHVMETGFRPIPNGGFVPRDIINRVVCTYDGAVVFAADLYPAMSANPFLAFSTVATRTGAVTFRWIDDKGRSESDSALMTVEA
- a CDS encoding FAD-dependent oxidoreductase; this translates as MQGMTRRAAVSGALAAAMASPAISQARRPAIAVVGGGFAGGAAARALAARGFDVTLVEPSAAYVACPLSNAVIGGLRSMSAQTFGYEGLRKAGIRLVTAAASAIDAEERQIRLETGDALSYDRLVLAPGIEARVDGALPGYAAGAEETMPHAWKAGPQTALLARQLAAMKEGGTVLMAIPANPYRCPPGPYERASLIAHFLERHNPRAKLILLDAKDAFSKRSLFQAAWAELYPGLIEWVPLSGGGKVTEVDVGAMSLVTEFGRHRGDVVNVIPPQRAAPIAVAAGVADRSGWCPIDPMTFESRLRPGIHVVGDAAIMGAIPKSAFAAHGEALAAAEAIAALAAGVAPPEPRLINTCYSLVAPDYGISVAGVYRPAANGLFADIAGAGGASAADAGRNARRAEAAYAEGWFRRITADVFG
- a CDS encoding molybdopterin-dependent oxidoreductase; amino-acid sequence: MGSKRHEAEDAATVQRVLREGTNLDRRSLFVSAAAFGAAAATPALAQAPAAAPAAAPAAPPRRAILKDDSRVLNIGATVRSGNYWDFTTFMTPIEEFYVRNHYPTPTVERSPMLARENWKLKVHGASVSNPLEISYNDLLKMPSRTIIATMECHGNGRTLFWEQGGFSGQEVAGGNWVMGAVGQAEWQYVPMSEIFARCGVKPDAVTVLFWSGVDGNDMGRPMPFADIAARADDIGVCYAMNGNPLTPDHGAPVRIVVPGWGGTASIKWVTEIRITDKRIWSRLNTKGEVYIGSSYAAPTFDANADEFLPGITPADIKGPMVTWMPPKSTLTIPLVLEKSPSVPANYPLKRGEVPKLSAGRQTMRGYAWAPQHGVNAVEYRIDGGPWQRATIQQPNLGRYTWVRFSFPWDAPKGQHAIETRTTDNAGVSQPEQIPLNTLGMANWSIPKFRVEVV
- a CDS encoding PhnD/SsuA/transferrin family substrate-binding protein, yielding MGAPASAEGFVAHQQGAGTASHFSRRAALAALAALAAVAAPIPRGAADQPFRFGLTPVFLTSDLALLEGLQSYLSEAMGREVRLVLRRTYQEITAELVSGQLDAACICGYPFIAYRDRLALVAVPSWRGRNVYQAYLIAGSDRPVANVDDLRGDTHAFSDPDSNSGFLVTRALLAVRGQRPEGFFARNFFTYGHRNVVRAVASGLARSGSVDGYVWEVLNEVEPELTARTQVVWRSEWMGFPPIATATALTEAEQTRRFQASLAGMSMQPTGRRLLAMLRLDGFAAADPALFDGIAQLVASVRRAE
- a CDS encoding cytochrome c, yielding MIREVLIVTASLAAAPAVAQDSAQVAQGRALYAEHCVLCHGADGKRGEAFQTPIWGNGTMIASKFGHAQGLFEYLQMLMPFQDPSLVTDEQKLAVVAYMLANHGAIPRTGEVAPSNLAGIAIK
- the soxA gene encoding sulfur oxidation c-type cytochrome SoxA: MDRRQGPLGKRFRLDDGRGMKVFLAALAMLINLPAAAQDMRRSGAEFMSPEARAMQADDGANPAMLSVLEGEALWSASPPGGAPACAGCHGDARSSMSGAAARHPAFDVATGQAITLEGRIRSCRTERQKAEPFAWESRELLALAAFVALQSRGMRISPSDPRIAPAVAQGRELYGQRLGRLNLACRHCHDDNAGQRLGSAPIPEAHPTAYPIYRLEWQSLGSLQRRLRGCLTGVRARPYLYGSPEMVALESYLRDRAAGMMIESPGVRP
- a CDS encoding SoxY-related AACIE arm protein, which codes for MAETSILASRRDILLCALAAVAVGPAAATPASMASAMEAFARGAPVRPGRVALTVPALVENGNAVPLTIEIDSPMTEGDHVKRIAVFNERNPQPNVATFELGPRAGRARISTRIRLGDSQRIAAIAEMSDGSLWSGTADLIVTLPACIEQ
- a CDS encoding transposase, with amino-acid sequence MCIIGFGGTDITGIVRARYTLEFKQEAVRLVRGGQSLSSVARGLGVSAQSIDNWMKADAVGGLKEAKGKPVNADQMEIARLKADLAKTRMERDILKKAAAYLARESKVEIRLCRATREPLADHCAMPGSGRERQRLPSTISIGHGAKRRISRDASAIWRFWSISGRSLPR
- a CDS encoding HAMP domain-containing histidine kinase, with protein sequence MAGVAINPLRWPLVVKAPMLFAAFMVAVSAVLTNALLSRLADTQQRQLAQIASVYLESLASAITPYVLRDDVWEIFDAIERSRLVGAKLGVRHVIVVNPGGRVLASDDPRGFAVGEDATRRLPAFAAGQTLQINESRGVASALKPLRYQDRFIGQIFANFDISGQLGERSEVLRTLLLTNALIALVLAALGYWLIRRMLAPLKMLSDHLDRSADGSVVTVALPAGMPAYSEFGRLFVRFNAMAEAQNEREALGRQLAEEEKLASLGRLASGMAHEINNPLGGLFNTIDTLKLHGAKPAIRASSLDLLERGLRGIRDVVRTALATYRSDRDQRDLTPSDLDDMRLLIGPEASRKGLRVDWRNGLTEPVRLPASSVRQILLNLLLNATAASPAGGRLRVAIWTTEVALSLEVEDEGDGLPQPAAHLLMGKTDQPVAATAGVGLGLWLTRRLIVELRGAVDVARGMEGGALVRITFPIAEPEALKHVA
- a CDS encoding response regulator → MSPERDVRIGLVEDDPIMGESLVQRLQIEGIAVTWWRTRSDAVKALSTSTPDLVVCDLKLPDGKGEDVFMTAHSRNGTPFLFMTAFADIEQAVRLMKAGAGDYITKPFEMAHLLERIRLLLGRHVKPSTPPSLRAARGEAERLQIERIMLETGGAWAKQRSVWAFRGRRSGTG
- a CDS encoding SnoaL-like domain-containing protein, coding for MVRSSRIRLSLISACILVAAPAAADQTPKQIVTAFFDLAFVQRKPEEAALKYISADKYIQHNPNGADGRAAFIAGFAAYVQKTNFRCEIKRVIAEGSLVVVHNHCKVNPADVNDRGSAVVDIFRVDNGLIVEHWDVEQAVPEKSNNRNTMF
- the soxX gene encoding sulfur oxidation c-type cytochrome SoxX, giving the protein MAAACGALALAGLLTAPAAVASAIAPDQPLTASAADPARGRAIVVNRQRGMCLLCHSGDFPEMLFQGTIAPSLAGVGSRLRPDELRQRMIDSRVVNPDTIMPPYFSAEGLVRAAGPDVPLLHAQDIEDIVAFLSTLREP